A single genomic interval of uncultured Sphaerochaeta sp. harbors:
- the cas2 gene encoding CRISPR-associated endonuclease Cas2 has protein sequence MRVIVMFDLPVLTRPQRKAYRKFRKWLIGTGFVMLQESIYSKLVLNPTAAQFLKSQIRSQEVKEGIVQVMVISEKQYENIEFIVGEVQSDTLSDMRRLVIL, from the coding sequence ATGAGAGTGATTGTAATGTTTGACCTCCCTGTTTTAACACGGCCACAACGGAAAGCATATCGGAAGTTTCGAAAATGGCTGATTGGTACAGGTTTTGTCATGTTGCAGGAATCAATCTATTCAAAGCTGGTATTGAATCCAACTGCAGCGCAATTCTTGAAGTCACAAATACGTAGTCAAGAAGTCAAGGAAGGTATCGTTCAGGTTATGGTGATTAGTGAAAAGCAATATGAGAACATTGAGTTCATCGTAGGGGAAGTCCAGTCTGATACTCTTTCAGACATGAGGAGGTTGGTGATTTTATGA